Proteins found in one Polyodon spathula isolate WHYD16114869_AA chromosome 10, ASM1765450v1, whole genome shotgun sequence genomic segment:
- the LOC121322288 gene encoding nuclear receptor subfamily 4 group A member 2-like: MPCVQAQYGSSPQGASPASQSYSYHTTGEYSSDFLTPEFVKFSMDLTNTEITATTSLPSFSTFMDNYNTSYDVKPPCLYQMSLSGQQSSIKVEDVQMHSYHQQSHLPPQSDEMMAHSGAMYYKPSSPPTPTTTSFQVQPSPMWDDPGSLHSFHQNYVATTHMIDQRKNPVSRLSLFSFKQSPPGTPVSSCQMRFDGPLHVSMNPETSGAHHVIDSQSFAVPNAMRKQTPLGFPHSLHLGHGPQLMDNQVHSPPSRGSPSNEGLCAVCGDNAACQHYGVRTCEGCKGFFKRTVQKNAKYVCLANKNCPVDKRRRNRCQYCRFQKCLVVGMVKEVVRTASLKGRRGRLPSKPKSPQDPSPPSPPVSLISALVRAHIDSNPSMSGLDYSRFQANPDYQMTGDDTQHIQQFYDLLTGSMEIIRGWAEKIPGFADLAKQDQDLLFESAFLELFVLRLAYRSNPAEGKLIFCNGAVFHRLQCVRGFGEWIDSIAEFSSNLQSMNIDISSFSCIAALAMVTERHGLKEPKRVEELQNKIVNCLKDHVTFNSGGVSRPNYISKLLGKLPELRTLCTQGLQRIFYLKLEDLVPPPAIIDKLFLDTLPF; encoded by the exons ATGCCCTGTGTTCAGGCTCAGTATGGGTCTTCACCTCAAGGAGCCAGTCCAGCTTCGCAGAGCTACAGCTACCACACTACTGGAGAGTACAGCTCCGATTTCCTAACTCCAGAGTTTGTTAAGTTTAGCATGGACCTGACCAACACTGAGATCACAGCCACCACTTCTCTCCCCAGTTTCAGCACCTTCATGGACAACTACAACACCAGTTACGACGTAAAGCCCCCTTGCTTATACCAAATGTCCCTCTCAGGACAACAGTCGTCCATCAAGGTAGAAGACGTTCAGATGCACAGCTACCATCAGCAAAGCCACCTGCCACCACAATCAGACGAGATGATGGCACATTCTGGCGCTATGTACTACAAGCCATCTTCGCCCCCCACTCCCACGACAACAAGCTTCCAAGTTCAGCCCAGCCCAATGTGGGATGACCCTGGTTCTCTTCACAGCTTTCATCAAAATTACGTGGCCACCACCCACATGATAGATCAACGCAAAAATCCAGTGTCAAGGCTGTCATTGTTTTCCTTTAAGCAGTCTCCTCCTGGTACCCCGGTGTCAAGTTGTCAGATGAGATTTGATGGTCCTCTTCACGTTTCCATGAACCCTGAAACATCCGGAGCACATCATGTGATAGACAGCCAGAGTTTCGCTGTCCCAAATGCTATGAGAAAGCAGACACCCCTTGGCTTCCCCCACAGTCTTCATCTCGGCCATGGGCCACAGCTGATGGATAACCAAGTTCATTCACCTCCATCAAGGGGATCTCCGTCCAACGAGGGTCTGTGTGCGGTCTGTGGGGACAACGCCGCCTGCCAGCATTACGGAGTGCGCACTTGTGAAGGATGTAAAGGTTTTTTTAAG cgcACTGTTCAGAAAAATGCTAAATACGTTTGTTTAGCAAACAAAAACTGTCCAGTTGATAAACGCCGCAGAAACAGATGCCAATACTGCCGTTTCCAAAAGTGCCTTGTTGTTGGCATGGTCAAAGAag TTGTTCGTACAGCAAGTTTAAAAGGTCGAAGAGGTAGGCTACCTTCTAAACCTAAAAGCCCCCAAGATCCTTCACCTCCTTCACCACCAGTCAGTCTAATCAGTGCCCTGGTACGAGCGCATATAGACTCAAACCCTTCAATGTCCGGCCTGGACTACTCCCGA TTTCAAGCTAACCCTGACTACCAAATGACTGGAGACGACACTCAACATATTCAGCAGTTCTATGATCTCTTGACCGGCTCCATGGAGATCATCCGAGGTTGGGCAGAGAAGATCCCGGGGTTCGCTGATCTTGCTAAACAGGATCAAGATCTCCTCTTTGAATCTGCCTTTTTGGAACTTTTCGTCCTGCGACTGGCGTACAG GTCCAACCCTGCGGAAGGCAAACTCATTTTTTGCAATGGGGCGGTCTTCCACAGACTGCAGTGCGTCCGTGGGTTTGGAGAATGGATAGACTCCATAGCTGAGTTTTCATCTAACCTCCAGAGCATGAATATAGACATATCTTCATTCTCCTGCATAGCTGCCCTTGCCATGGTAACAG AGAGGCACGGGCTAAAGGAACCCAAGAGGGTAGAAGAACTTCAAAACAAGATTGTAAATTGTCTTAAAGACCACGTGACTTTTAATAGCGGTGGCGTGAGCCGTCCGAACTACATTTCTAAACTGTTGGGAAAACTTCCAGAACTTCGCACACTCTGTACGCAAGGTCTGCAGCGCATCTTCTATCTAAAACTTGAAGACTTGGTCCCTCCCCCAGCAATAATTGATAAACTCTTCTTAGACACACTACCCTTTTAA